Within the Brachyspira sp. SAP_772 genome, the region TATGATGTGGCAACAACTTTAAGAGAGTATAAAAACTTCTACCCAGCAGAAGCTTATCATCAAAACTATTATGAGAGAAAAGGTTCTATACCTTATTGCCATTTTTATAACAAAATATTTTAAGTTTGTTTAAAAACTAAATTGATATATATTTATATTGTTTTARTTTTATTGTTTGTATAAGTTTTTTATT harbors:
- a CDS encoding peptide-methionine (S)-S-oxide reductase, which gives rise to MATTLREYKNFYPAEAYHQNYYERKGSIPYCHFYNKIF